In one window of Sinorhizobium chiapasense DNA:
- the napE gene encoding periplasmic nitrate reductase, NapE protein yields MSELSPQQLTARPPQSRRRELLTFLVLAFGIWPLLAVAVVGGYGFIVWMFQLVFGPPGPPPAPH; encoded by the coding sequence GTGTCAGAGTTATCTCCGCAGCAACTGACGGCACGGCCGCCGCAATCCCGGCGACGCGAACTTCTGACATTTCTTGTGCTGGCCTTCGGCATCTGGCCTCTGCTCGCCGTCGCTGTCGTCGGCGGCTATGGCTTCATCGTCTGGATGTTCCAGCTCGTCTTCGGACCGCCCGGTCCGCCGCCGGCGCCGCATTGA
- a CDS encoding efflux RND transporter permease subunit, which produces MHASTEDRKPFNLSRWAIGHPSIARFLFALIIITGALGLLRMGQREDPEFTFRVMVIQAVWPGASIEEMQDQVVNKIERKLQETPHLDFVRSYTRAGSAIITLQVEGDTNAEEVADAFYQVRKKVGDIDNELPEGLLGPYFNDEFGDTFITLHSISGDGYSYPELKKFAIQGRDMLLTTPGVEKVSIIGDQPEKIYIDVSSKALAERGLTLNDLRSAIVGQNNVDLAGSVDTGTRSVRISVEGGVDRAEDIRALRLRAGSQVIRLGDIASVTSGLEDPYSRKFRFNGHDGVQIGVVMAKGFNVTDVGKAVEATYERFESALPYGVSVDQIANQPEVVTDAISEFMHALGEALIIVLVVSFLSIGWRSGLVIAIAIPLVLAATFAIMYELGIDLQRISLGALIIALGLLVDDAMIVVEMMERKLEEGLVKIEAASFAYSSTAFPMLTGTLITTAGFIPVGFAESTAGEYVRSLFYVVGIALVVSWFVAVYFTPWLGYMILKQRHHAGSHHDVFDTRFYRRLRATVSWAVRHRVIVLVMTLATFMASLWAFQFIPKNFFPQSSRPEILVDLWLPEGTSIKEVEKQAKALEARMMDDEDKRFIATYIGEGAPRFFLPLDQQLRNPNFAQLLVMAKDEPARERLIAKLRTVLAEDFPSIRAKVDRLFLGPPTGWPVQLRVMGPDRAEVRRIADQVKAKFNENPLLGAVHDDWLEPVPAMKLVIDQDRARALGVTSQRIRQMLQASMTGVPLDNFRDGEETVSIVAREPDGNRQLLSAVNSVYVPTDFGGFVPVSQVAKVVPVMEQGIEWRRDRLPTITVRATLPDGVQSNDVTMKLYDELQGLRNGLAPGYKVEIQGGAEDSAESQASIAAKAPIMLVVIVVLLMAQLQHFGKAMLVLATGPLGIIGAAAALLISGAPFGFVAILGVIALLGIIIRNSIILVDQIDQDIAAGMERAEAIIGAAVRRFRPIMLTALTAVLALIPISRGVFWGPLAYAMMGGILVATVLTILVLPAGYAMFFGREPKARKVQPEAAEQRTEDDDEEERYPTPIAAE; this is translated from the coding sequence ATGCACGCCTCCACTGAGGACAGGAAACCATTCAACCTCTCGCGCTGGGCGATCGGCCACCCGAGCATTGCGCGCTTCCTCTTCGCGCTGATCATCATCACCGGCGCGCTTGGCCTCTTACGCATGGGCCAGCGCGAAGACCCGGAGTTCACCTTCCGCGTCATGGTCATCCAGGCCGTCTGGCCGGGCGCGTCGATAGAGGAGATGCAGGACCAGGTCGTCAACAAGATCGAGCGCAAGCTGCAGGAAACGCCGCATCTCGATTTCGTGCGCTCCTACACGCGCGCCGGCAGCGCCATCATCACGCTGCAGGTCGAGGGCGACACCAATGCCGAAGAGGTGGCCGACGCCTTCTACCAGGTGCGCAAGAAAGTCGGCGACATCGACAACGAGCTGCCGGAAGGCCTGCTCGGCCCCTATTTCAACGACGAGTTCGGCGACACCTTCATCACGCTCCACTCGATCAGCGGCGACGGCTACAGCTATCCGGAGCTCAAGAAGTTCGCGATCCAGGGCCGCGACATGCTCTTGACGACGCCCGGCGTCGAAAAGGTCTCGATCATCGGCGACCAGCCGGAGAAGATCTATATCGACGTTTCGTCCAAGGCGCTCGCGGAACGCGGTCTGACGCTCAACGATCTGCGCAGCGCGATCGTCGGCCAGAACAATGTCGATCTGGCCGGCTCCGTCGACACCGGCACACGCTCGGTGCGCATTTCCGTTGAAGGCGGCGTCGACCGCGCCGAGGACATCCGTGCGCTGAGATTGCGAGCCGGGAGCCAGGTGATCCGGCTCGGCGATATCGCCAGCGTCACCTCCGGACTGGAAGACCCCTACTCGCGCAAATTCCGCTTCAACGGTCACGACGGCGTCCAGATCGGCGTGGTCATGGCGAAAGGCTTCAATGTCACCGACGTCGGCAAGGCGGTGGAAGCGACCTATGAGCGCTTCGAATCCGCGCTTCCCTATGGCGTCTCCGTCGACCAGATCGCCAACCAGCCTGAAGTCGTGACCGACGCGATCAGCGAGTTCATGCATGCCCTCGGCGAGGCGCTGATCATCGTGCTCGTCGTCTCCTTCCTGTCGATCGGCTGGCGCTCCGGCCTCGTCATCGCGATCGCCATCCCGCTCGTGCTCGCCGCCACCTTCGCGATCATGTACGAACTCGGCATCGACCTGCAGCGCATCTCGCTCGGCGCGCTGATCATCGCGCTCGGCCTGCTCGTCGACGACGCGATGATCGTCGTCGAGATGATGGAGCGCAAGCTCGAGGAAGGCCTTGTGAAGATCGAGGCGGCGAGCTTCGCCTATTCCTCGACCGCCTTCCCGATGCTGACCGGTACGCTGATCACGACCGCCGGCTTCATCCCGGTCGGCTTCGCCGAGTCGACCGCTGGCGAATATGTGCGCTCGCTCTTTTATGTCGTCGGCATCGCCCTGGTGGTCTCCTGGTTCGTAGCCGTCTATTTCACGCCCTGGCTCGGCTACATGATCCTCAAGCAGCGCCATCATGCCGGCAGCCACCACGATGTCTTCGACACGCGCTTCTACCGGCGCCTGCGCGCGACGGTCAGTTGGGCGGTGCGCCACAGGGTCATCGTGCTCGTCATGACGCTCGCGACCTTCATGGCAAGCCTCTGGGCATTCCAGTTCATCCCGAAGAACTTCTTCCCGCAGTCGTCGCGGCCGGAAATCCTGGTCGATCTGTGGCTGCCGGAAGGAACCAGCATCAAGGAGGTCGAGAAGCAGGCCAAGGCGCTCGAGGCGCGGATGATGGACGACGAGGACAAGCGCTTCATCGCCACCTATATCGGCGAGGGCGCGCCGCGCTTCTTCCTGCCGCTCGACCAGCAGCTCCGCAATCCGAACTTCGCCCAGCTGCTCGTCATGGCGAAGGACGAACCGGCCCGCGAACGGCTGATTGCCAAGCTGCGCACGGTTCTCGCCGAGGACTTCCCGTCGATCCGCGCCAAGGTCGACCGGCTGTTCCTCGGCCCGCCGACCGGCTGGCCCGTGCAGTTGCGCGTGATGGGGCCGGACCGCGCCGAAGTCCGCCGCATCGCCGATCAGGTGAAGGCGAAGTTCAACGAGAACCCCCTGCTCGGCGCCGTCCACGACGACTGGCTGGAGCCGGTGCCGGCGATGAAGCTGGTGATCGACCAGGATCGGGCCCGGGCGCTGGGCGTCACCTCGCAGCGCATCCGCCAGATGCTGCAGGCATCGATGACCGGCGTGCCGCTCGACAATTTCCGCGACGGCGAGGAAACCGTCTCGATCGTCGCGCGGGAGCCGGATGGCAATCGCCAGCTGCTTTCGGCCGTCAACTCGGTCTATGTCCCAACCGATTTCGGCGGCTTCGTGCCGGTATCGCAGGTCGCCAAGGTTGTTCCGGTCATGGAACAGGGCATCGAATGGCGCCGCGATCGCCTGCCGACGATCACGGTCCGCGCCACGCTGCCCGACGGCGTGCAGTCGAACGACGTGACGATGAAACTCTATGACGAGCTTCAGGGGCTGAGAAACGGCCTCGCCCCCGGCTACAAGGTCGAGATCCAGGGCGGCGCCGAAGACAGCGCCGAAAGCCAGGCCTCGATCGCCGCCAAGGCGCCGATCATGCTGGTCGTCATCGTCGTGCTGCTGATGGCGCAGCTCCAGCACTTCGGCAAGGCGATGCTGGTGCTTGCGACCGGTCCGCTCGGCATCATCGGCGCGGCCGCCGCGCTCTTGATCAGCGGCGCGCCCTTCGGCTTCGTCGCCATTCTCGGCGTCATCGCGCTGCTCGGCATCATCATCCGCAACTCGATCATCCTCGTCGACCAGATCGACCAGGACATCGCGGCCGGCATGGAGCGCGCCGAGGCGATCATCGGCGCGGCGGTTCGCCGCTTCCGGCCGATCATGCTCACCGCACTGACGGCGGTGCTTGCGCTGATCCCGATCTCGCGCGGCGTGTTCTGGGGCCCGCTTGCCTATGCCATGATGGGCGGCATCCTCGTTGCGACGGTGCTGACCATCCTGGTGCTGCCGGCCGGCTACGCGATGTTCTTCGGCCGGGAGCCGAAGGCACGAAAGGTGCAGCCGGAAGCAGCCGAGCAGCGCACCGAAGACGATGATGAGGAAGAGCGCTATCCGACGCCGATCGCCGCAGAGTAA
- a CDS encoding nitrate reductase cytochrome c-type subunit, translating to MRGQDNPRRRLRRPEWMVVVAGLLLFVTTTAIAQVLPTVMPQLVGRTPPMETGPAAPLPKWIVDDVRRQRAYPDQPPVIPHSIEGYQLSVNTNRCLSCHRREFTQESGAPMISVTHYMTREGQMLADVSPRRYFCTACHVPQADAKPLVGSTFRDMSELGARPAGSE from the coding sequence ATGCGCGGTCAAGATAATCCCCGTCGCCGTCTAAGGCGGCCTGAATGGATGGTGGTCGTGGCAGGACTTCTGCTGTTCGTCACGACAACCGCGATTGCCCAGGTGTTACCCACGGTAATGCCGCAGTTGGTGGGGCGCACGCCCCCGATGGAGACAGGCCCCGCGGCGCCGTTGCCGAAGTGGATCGTCGATGACGTCCGCAGGCAGCGCGCCTATCCCGATCAGCCCCCGGTCATCCCGCATTCGATCGAGGGCTATCAGCTCTCGGTCAACACCAACCGGTGTCTCTCCTGCCACAGGCGCGAGTTCACCCAGGAATCCGGCGCGCCGATGATCAGCGTCACCCACTACATGACCCGCGAGGGCCAGATGCTCGCGGACGTGTCGCCGCGGCGTTATTTCTGCACCGCCTGCCACGTGCCGCAGGCCGACGCCAAGCCACTCGTCGGCAGCACTTTCAGGGATATGAGCGAGCTGGGCGCCAGGCCGGCGGGAAGCGAGTGA
- a CDS encoding dodecin — protein sequence MSGHVYKKIELIGSSKTSVNEAIETAISRASKTMRNLDWFEVDQIRGQIVNGEVAHYQVVMKVGFRLDD from the coding sequence GTGAGCGGGCACGTCTACAAGAAGATAGAGTTGATCGGAAGCTCGAAGACCTCGGTCAACGAGGCGATCGAAACGGCGATTTCGCGCGCCTCGAAAACCATGCGGAATCTCGACTGGTTCGAAGTCGACCAAATCCGGGGACAGATAGTCAACGGAGAGGTGGCGCATTACCAGGTCGTCATGAAGGTGGGCTTCCGCCTCGACGATTGA
- a CDS encoding TetR family transcriptional regulator, protein MSELADIGADATRQENVTRILDSAERLFRHYGYSKTNVADIARDLEMSPANIYRFFTSKTEIHQALCARMLAASYQQALDNSRLPLSAAERLRRHAQGQHKMTVETMLDEQKVHEMVVVAIERDWHVIEKHIDRLDGLLADIIREGIAAGEFADQDPAKAARCFGASIVTLCHPQIVAQCLAKENRATPDELIEFAIRALKK, encoded by the coding sequence ATGAGCGAACTCGCAGACATCGGCGCCGATGCTACCAGGCAGGAAAACGTGACGCGGATCCTCGATTCCGCCGAGCGGCTGTTTAGGCATTACGGCTACAGCAAGACGAATGTGGCCGACATCGCCCGTGACCTCGAAATGTCGCCGGCCAATATCTACCGTTTCTTCACTTCGAAGACAGAGATCCACCAGGCGCTTTGCGCGCGCATGCTGGCTGCAAGCTACCAGCAGGCTCTCGATAATTCCCGTCTTCCTTTAAGCGCCGCCGAGCGGCTCCGTCGCCATGCACAGGGCCAGCACAAGATGACGGTCGAGACCATGCTCGACGAGCAGAAAGTCCACGAAATGGTCGTCGTCGCCATCGAGCGGGACTGGCACGTCATCGAGAAGCACATCGACCGCTTGGACGGGCTTCTTGCCGATATCATCCGCGAAGGCATCGCAGCCGGCGAATTCGCCGATCAGGACCCGGCAAAGGCTGCCAGGTGCTTCGGCGCCAGCATTGTGACGCTCTGTCATCCGCAGATCGTCGCCCAGTGCCTCGCGAAGGAAAACCGCGCGACGCCCGACGAACTGATCGAATTCGCGATCAGAGCACTGAAGAAATAA
- a CDS encoding ferredoxin-type protein NapF: protein MAVATISRRDLLFGRGAPEPERICPPGVTPESLAACTGCGRCVDACPTHIINLAGERPSLDFSLGECTFCGDCRSACPEPVFEFADVKRFQHVAAIADHCLAKNSVACQSCRDSCPEQAIRFQPRIGGPFLPVVDEDACSGCGACVGICPVGAVQVSARKEEGANV from the coding sequence ATGGCGGTTGCGACGATTTCCAGACGAGACCTGCTCTTCGGCCGCGGCGCGCCTGAGCCCGAACGGATCTGTCCGCCGGGCGTGACGCCGGAGAGCCTCGCCGCCTGCACCGGTTGCGGCCGCTGTGTAGATGCCTGTCCGACGCACATCATCAACCTTGCCGGCGAACGGCCGTCGCTCGATTTTTCCCTCGGCGAGTGCACCTTCTGCGGCGATTGCCGGAGCGCCTGTCCGGAGCCGGTCTTTGAGTTTGCCGACGTAAAGCGCTTCCAGCATGTGGCGGCGATCGCCGATCATTGCCTGGCGAAGAACAGTGTCGCCTGTCAGTCCTGCCGCGACAGCTGTCCGGAACAGGCGATCCGCTTCCAGCCGCGGATCGGCGGACCTTTTCTGCCGGTCGTCGACGAAGACGCCTGCAGCGGCTGCGGCGCCTGCGTCGGCATCTGTCCGGTCGGCGCTGTCCAGGTTTCTGCACGGAAAGAGGAGGGCGCCAATGTCTGA
- the napA gene encoding periplasmic nitrate reductase subunit alpha: MTGELTRRDILKAHAAGIAAATAGIALPAAAQPVPGGVTALEIKWSKAPCRFCGTGCGVMVGVKEGQVVATHGDMQAEVNRGLNCIKGYFLSKIMYGADRLKTPLLRKRNGAYAKDGEFEPVSWDEAFDVMAEQAKRVLKEKGPMAVGMFGSGQWTIFEGYAATKLMRAGFRSNNLDPNARHCMASAAYAFMRTFGMDEPMGVYDDFEHADAFVLWGSNMAEMHPILWTRVADRRLGQPHVRVAVLSTFTHRSMDLADIPIIFKPGTDLAILNYIANHIIQTGRVNQDFVQRHTRFVRGVTDIGYGLRPEHPLEKAAANAADPTKVEPIDFEAFKAFVSDYTLEKTAELTGVDRGFLEQLAELYADPDRKVMSLWTMGFNQHVRGVWANQMVYNIHLLTGKISEPGNSPFSLTGQPSACGTAREVGTFAHRLPADMVVTNPKHRERAEEIWRIPKGIIPDKPGYHAVQQDRMLKDGKLNFYWVQVNNNIQAAPNTSNETWQGYRNPDNFIVVSDAYPTITAMSADLILPAAMWVEKEGGYGNAERRTQLWRQLVQAPGEARSDLWQIAEFSKRFTTDEVWPADILESNPEYRGKTLYDVIFRNGEVDRFPLSEIDPAYDNQEAKAFGFYIQKGLFEEYATFGRGHGHDLAPFNMYHEVRGLRWPVVDGKETLWRYREGFDPFVKPGEGVNFYGQPDGKAVIIALPYEPPAEPPDEEYDIWLVTGRVLEHWHSGSMTLRVPELFRAFPGAVCFMNADDARKRGINQGAEVRIVSRRGEMRARIDTRGRNRMPPGVIFVPWFDASKLINKVTLDATDPISKQTDYKKCAVKIIPVAV; encoded by the coding sequence ATGACCGGCGAACTGACGCGGCGTGACATCCTCAAGGCCCATGCGGCCGGCATAGCGGCGGCCACCGCGGGCATCGCGCTTCCCGCCGCAGCGCAACCCGTTCCCGGTGGCGTGACCGCGCTGGAGATCAAGTGGTCAAAGGCGCCATGCCGTTTCTGCGGCACCGGTTGCGGCGTGATGGTGGGCGTGAAGGAAGGGCAGGTGGTCGCCACGCACGGCGACATGCAGGCGGAGGTCAACCGCGGCCTCAACTGCATCAAGGGCTACTTCCTGTCGAAGATCATGTATGGAGCCGACCGGCTGAAGACGCCGCTCCTGCGCAAGCGGAACGGCGCCTACGCCAAGGACGGCGAGTTCGAGCCGGTGAGCTGGGACGAAGCCTTCGACGTCATGGCGGAGCAGGCGAAGAGGGTTCTGAAGGAAAAGGGACCGATGGCCGTCGGCATGTTCGGCTCCGGGCAGTGGACGATCTTCGAGGGCTATGCGGCGACGAAACTGATGCGCGCCGGCTTCCGCTCCAACAATCTCGACCCCAATGCCCGCCACTGCATGGCGTCGGCGGCCTATGCCTTCATGCGCACCTTCGGCATGGACGAGCCGATGGGCGTCTATGACGATTTCGAGCACGCCGACGCCTTCGTGCTGTGGGGCTCGAACATGGCCGAAATGCACCCGATCCTGTGGACGCGGGTCGCTGACCGCAGACTGGGGCAGCCTCATGTCCGTGTCGCCGTGCTTTCCACCTTTACCCACCGCAGCATGGACCTTGCCGACATCCCGATCATCTTCAAGCCGGGAACGGATCTGGCAATCCTCAACTACATCGCCAATCACATCATCCAGACCGGTCGGGTCAATCAGGACTTCGTGCAGCGCCACACGCGTTTCGTCCGTGGCGTCACCGACATCGGCTATGGCCTGCGACCGGAACATCCATTGGAAAAGGCGGCTGCCAATGCGGCCGATCCGACGAAGGTGGAGCCGATCGACTTTGAAGCCTTCAAGGCATTCGTTTCCGATTACACGTTGGAGAAGACGGCGGAATTGACCGGCGTCGATCGCGGCTTCCTCGAGCAGTTGGCGGAACTCTATGCCGATCCCGACCGCAAGGTCATGTCGCTCTGGACCATGGGCTTCAACCAGCATGTGCGCGGCGTCTGGGCAAACCAGATGGTCTACAACATTCACCTGTTGACGGGAAAGATCTCGGAGCCCGGCAACAGCCCGTTCTCGCTGACCGGCCAACCGTCCGCCTGCGGCACCGCGCGCGAGGTCGGCACCTTCGCCCATCGGCTTCCGGCCGACATGGTGGTGACCAATCCCAAACATCGAGAGCGTGCCGAGGAGATCTGGCGCATCCCAAAGGGAATTATCCCCGACAAGCCGGGTTATCACGCCGTCCAGCAGGATCGCATGCTCAAGGACGGCAAGCTCAATTTCTACTGGGTGCAGGTCAACAACAACATCCAGGCCGCACCAAACACCAGCAACGAGACCTGGCAGGGCTATCGCAACCCGGACAACTTCATTGTCGTCTCAGACGCCTACCCGACGATCACCGCGATGAGCGCCGACCTGATCCTGCCGGCCGCCATGTGGGTGGAAAAGGAGGGGGGCTACGGCAACGCAGAACGTCGCACCCAGCTCTGGCGCCAACTCGTCCAGGCCCCCGGCGAGGCCCGCTCGGACCTTTGGCAGATCGCGGAATTCTCCAAGCGCTTTACGACCGACGAGGTCTGGCCTGCTGACATTCTCGAGTCAAACCCCGAATATCGCGGCAAAACCTTGTACGACGTGATCTTCCGCAACGGCGAAGTGGATCGCTTCCCTTTGAGCGAAATTGATCCGGCCTACGACAACCAAGAGGCCAAAGCCTTCGGCTTCTACATCCAAAAGGGCTTGTTCGAGGAATATGCCACCTTCGGGCGCGGCCACGGCCACGATCTCGCACCCTTCAACATGTACCACGAGGTGCGCGGGCTGCGCTGGCCGGTGGTCGACGGCAAGGAGACGCTCTGGCGCTATCGCGAAGGTTTCGATCCCTTTGTCAAGCCGGGGGAGGGCGTGAACTTCTACGGCCAGCCGGACGGCAAGGCGGTCATCATCGCCCTGCCCTACGAGCCGCCGGCCGAACCGCCCGATGAGGAATACGACATCTGGCTGGTGACCGGCCGCGTGCTGGAGCACTGGCATTCCGGTTCGATGACCTTGCGCGTTCCCGAGCTCTTCAGGGCCTTCCCGGGCGCCGTCTGCTTCATGAATGCGGACGATGCCCGCAAGCGCGGCATCAATCAGGGCGCCGAAGTCAGGATCGTTTCCCGGCGCGGCGAGATGCGCGCCCGTATCGATACGCGCGGCCGCAACCGCATGCCGCCGGGCGTCATCTTCGTCCCGTGGTTCGACGCCAGCAAGCTCATCAACAAGGTTACCCTCGACGCCACCGATCCCATCTCCAAACAGACGGATTACAAAAAATGCGCGGTCAAGATAATCCCCGTCGCCGTCTAA
- a CDS encoding NapC/NirT family cytochrome c: MEWIRKLVLWAWHVVSTPAGTLSLGFLTLGGFVGGVMFWGAFNTALELTNTETFCTSCHEMRDNVYQELTRTIHFSNRSGVRATCPDCHVPHNWTDKIARKMQASKEVWGKIFGTINTRPKFLEHRLELAQHEWARLKANDSLECRNCHSAVAMDLQRQTERAAAIHTRYLLPGRATCIDCHKGIAHELPNMQGIDPGWKMPPELEGESTTSSTPIDELRQAMKELHASNF, translated from the coding sequence ATGGAATGGATCAGGAAACTCGTCCTCTGGGCGTGGCACGTCGTCAGCACGCCGGCAGGAACACTGAGCCTCGGCTTTCTGACGCTCGGCGGCTTCGTCGGCGGCGTGATGTTCTGGGGTGCCTTCAACACCGCGCTGGAGCTGACCAACACCGAGACCTTCTGCACCTCCTGCCACGAGATGCGCGACAACGTCTACCAGGAGCTGACGCGGACGATCCACTTCTCCAACCGCTCCGGGGTCAGGGCCACCTGCCCGGACTGTCATGTGCCGCACAACTGGACCGACAAGATCGCCCGCAAGATGCAGGCGTCGAAGGAGGTCTGGGGCAAGATTTTCGGGACGATCAATACACGCCCGAAATTCCTCGAGCACCGGTTGGAACTCGCCCAGCATGAATGGGCGCGGCTGAAGGCAAACGACAGTCTCGAGTGCCGCAATTGCCATTCCGCCGTGGCGATGGACCTACAGAGACAGACCGAGCGGGCGGCGGCAATCCACACCCGCTACCTGCTTCCCGGCCGGGCGACCTGCATCGATTGCCACAAGGGCATCGCCCACGAGCTGCCGAACATGCAAGGAATTGATCCGGGCTGGAAGATGCCGCCGGAACTGGAAGGCGAAAGCACCACCAGTTCGACTCCGATCGACGAACTGCGTCAGGCGATGAAGGAACTGCACGCGAGCAATTTCTGA
- a CDS encoding chaperone NapD — translation MSDTPSDYHVSSAVVVAVPAMEEQVLATLSRMKNVEVYGHQGGKIVVVIEGTSTGMLGECLSQISTLEGVVAANMVFEHVEKEEIGNDRRTDAA, via the coding sequence ATGTCTGACACACCGAGCGACTATCATGTGTCGAGCGCTGTCGTCGTCGCCGTTCCGGCGATGGAAGAGCAGGTATTGGCGACGCTTTCCAGAATGAAGAATGTCGAGGTTTACGGCCATCAGGGCGGCAAGATCGTGGTGGTCATCGAAGGAACGAGCACGGGCATGCTCGGCGAATGCCTGTCGCAGATTTCCACGCTCGAGGGCGTGGTGGCGGCCAACATGGTGTTCGAGCATGTCGAGAAAGAGGAGATCGGCAATGACCGGCGAACTGACGCGGCGTGA
- a CDS encoding efflux RND transporter periplasmic adaptor subunit — protein sequence MFSPKALEMRTALVARLAAVLAIAVALSACSEEKVETKEIIRPVKVVEIAAAGNQRELDYSGSVKARTEMNLGFRVGGKITERLANIGDRVKPGDLLARIDPTDYELAVKSAVANLAAAEKQVETTALTKMRAEQLFTREFSSKAQLDQATLLYDQAASTRDAAASSLDQARNQVAYTDLKSDQNGIVTAINADIGQVVGTGTPVVTVAVDGEKEVQIAVPEMDISEFKPGKTVKARFWSDDALVLDGNVREVSGSADQQSRTFSVRISLPTDPRVLLGMTATIEAVAANSQPSVSIPLSALAERDGRKLVWVVDRERSTVHARDVKLAEFTGDGVRIAEGLEQGDLVVAAGTQFMTEDLKVKLPAAEQQAALTETGEVLR from the coding sequence ATGTTTTCACCAAAGGCCCTCGAAATGAGAACCGCGCTCGTCGCCAGGCTCGCGGCCGTGCTTGCCATCGCCGTCGCCCTCTCCGCCTGCTCGGAAGAGAAGGTGGAGACCAAGGAGATCATCCGGCCGGTCAAGGTCGTCGAGATCGCCGCGGCCGGCAATCAGCGCGAACTCGACTATTCCGGCTCGGTGAAGGCGCGCACGGAGATGAATCTCGGCTTCCGTGTCGGCGGCAAGATCACCGAAAGGCTCGCTAATATCGGCGACCGGGTGAAGCCGGGCGACCTGCTCGCCCGCATCGATCCGACCGATTATGAGCTCGCCGTGAAAAGCGCCGTAGCCAACCTCGCCGCCGCTGAAAAGCAGGTGGAAACGACAGCGCTCACCAAGATGCGGGCGGAGCAGCTTTTCACCCGCGAATTCTCGTCCAAGGCCCAGCTCGATCAGGCGACGCTTCTTTACGATCAGGCGGCCTCCACACGGGACGCCGCCGCCTCGTCGCTCGACCAGGCAAGGAACCAGGTCGCCTACACGGATCTGAAATCCGACCAGAACGGCATCGTCACCGCGATCAACGCCGATATCGGCCAGGTCGTCGGCACCGGCACGCCGGTGGTGACGGTCGCCGTCGATGGCGAGAAGGAAGTGCAGATCGCCGTGCCCGAGATGGATATCTCCGAATTCAAGCCGGGCAAGACGGTCAAGGCGCGCTTCTGGTCTGACGACGCGCTCGTGCTCGACGGCAACGTGCGCGAGGTCTCCGGCAGCGCGGACCAGCAGTCGCGAACCTTTTCCGTGCGCATAAGCCTCCCGACAGACCCGCGCGTGCTGCTCGGCATGACAGCCACGATCGAGGCCGTCGCCGCCAACTCGCAGCCGTCGGTCTCCATCCCGTTAAGCGCGCTTGCCGAGAGGGACGGCCGGAAGCTCGTCTGGGTGGTCGATCGTGAACGCTCGACGGTGCATGCGCGCGACGTGAAACTCGCCGAATTCACCGGCGATGGCGTTCGCATCGCCGAAGGGCTTGAGCAGGGCGATCTCGTCGTTGCCGCCGGCACCCAGTTCATGACGGAAGACCTGAAGGTGAAGCTGCCGGCAGCCGAACAGCAAGCCGCACTCACCGAAACGGGCGAAGTCCTTCGCTAA
- a CDS encoding YbaN family protein, whose amino-acid sequence MNLPLRILCLCLGWLMVGFAIAGVFLPLLPTTPFLLLAAGLFARASPRLERWLVEHPVFGHSLRLWREKGAIAVRAKFTAVALIVASFGLFCLFSAPDAMLAAIVAAVMALPVAFILTRPSN is encoded by the coding sequence ATGAACCTTCCGCTGCGTATCCTTTGCCTGTGCCTTGGTTGGCTGATGGTCGGGTTCGCCATCGCAGGCGTGTTCCTGCCGCTATTGCCCACCACGCCTTTCCTGCTCTTGGCGGCGGGCCTGTTCGCCCGGGCGTCTCCCCGGCTTGAGCGCTGGCTCGTCGAGCATCCCGTTTTCGGCCATTCGCTGCGCCTCTGGCGGGAAAAGGGTGCGATCGCGGTGAGGGCGAAGTTCACCGCCGTCGCCCTGATCGTCGCAAGTTTCGGTCTCTTCTGTCTTTTCAGCGCGCCGGACGCGATGCTTGCGGCCATCGTCGCGGCTGTGATGGCGCTCCCCGTCGCCTTCATCCTCACACGCCCGAGCAATTGA
- a CDS encoding pseudoazurin → MMKKGLGMKKGLGLAALAMLITTPALAADFEVHMLNKGEDGVMVFEPASLRIAAGDTVTFIPTDKGHNVETIKGMLPDGAEALKSKVNENYKVTFTTPGVYGVKCTPHYGMGMVGVVQVGDGPANLDAAKGAKNPKKAQERLNAAFTALAL, encoded by the coding sequence ATGATGAAAAAGGGCCTTGGGATGAAGAAGGGCCTTGGCCTCGCCGCGCTGGCAATGCTGATCACCACCCCTGCGCTTGCGGCAGACTTTGAAGTGCACATGCTCAACAAGGGCGAGGACGGCGTGATGGTCTTTGAGCCGGCTTCGCTGAGGATCGCCGCCGGCGATACCGTGACCTTCATCCCGACCGACAAGGGCCACAATGTCGAGACGATCAAGGGCATGCTGCCGGATGGTGCCGAAGCGCTGAAGAGCAAGGTCAACGAGAACTACAAGGTGACGTTCACCACTCCGGGCGTCTATGGCGTGAAGTGCACGCCGCACTACGGCATGGGCATGGTGGGCGTCGTGCAGGTCGGCGACGGCCCGGCCAATCTCGACGCAGCGAAGGGGGCGAAGAACCCGAAGAAAGCGCAGGAGCGCCTCAACGCCGCCTTCACGGCGTTGGCGCTATAA